The proteins below come from a single Ruegeria sp. THAF33 genomic window:
- a CDS encoding MarR family winged helix-turn-helix transcriptional regulator — translation MSDIRPAPRYGGESLLFLTDEQLRQGIEAMFFAYRGFTADPDRILAEMAYGRAHHRAIHFINRAPGTTVNNLLAILGVTKQSLNRVLRTLIEDGLVESRVGTVDKRERHLFLTEKGQSLETTLSDAQRARMRAAYKDAGPEAVAGFRKVLEAMMDADMRHAYTKLRDTTT, via the coding sequence ATGTCCGACATCCGTCCGGCCCCGCGTTATGGGGGCGAGAGCCTTTTGTTTTTGACCGATGAGCAATTGAGGCAGGGGATCGAGGCCATGTTCTTCGCCTATCGTGGCTTTACGGCTGATCCCGATCGCATCCTCGCAGAGATGGCCTATGGACGCGCCCACCACCGGGCAATCCACTTCATCAACCGCGCGCCGGGCACGACGGTCAACAATTTGTTGGCCATCCTTGGCGTAACAAAACAGTCGCTGAACAGGGTTTTGCGAACCTTGATCGAGGATGGTTTGGTGGAAAGCCGCGTGGGTACAGTGGACAAACGCGAACGCCACCTATTTCTGACAGAAAAGGGGCAGTCGCTGGAAACCACGTTGTCGGATGCTCAGCGGGCAAGAATGCGCGCCGCCTACAAGGATGCCGGTCCCGAAGCCGTGGCTGGATTTCGCAAAGTGCTTGAAGCAATGATGGATGCTGATATGCGTCATGCCTATACGAAACTTCGGGATACGACCACATGA
- a CDS encoding response regulator: protein MSDMDAHLLIVDDDERIRDLLKKFLMRNGFLVTAARDAAHARRVLSGLDFDMIVMDVMMPGEDGVSLTRALRETHTTPILLLTAKGETEHRIAGLEAGADDYLAKPFEPKELLLRINAILRRMPETPAEETTAKILNLGPIRYDIERGEMWQGEDPVRLTATESQLMKIFSAQPGEPISRAKLVEDLGRDKGQAQERAVDVQITRLRRKIEQDPKQPRYLQTVRGAGYMLAPD, encoded by the coding sequence ATGAGCGATATGGATGCCCATCTGCTGATTGTTGACGACGACGAGCGCATTCGTGATCTGCTCAAGAAGTTTTTGATGCGAAACGGGTTTCTGGTTACTGCGGCACGGGATGCGGCCCACGCGCGGCGCGTATTGTCGGGGTTGGATTTCGACATGATCGTCATGGATGTGATGATGCCGGGCGAGGATGGTGTCAGTCTGACCCGCGCTTTGCGGGAAACGCATACGACACCGATCCTGCTGCTGACCGCAAAGGGCGAGACGGAACACCGGATCGCGGGCCTCGAGGCCGGGGCGGATGATTACCTGGCAAAACCGTTCGAGCCGAAAGAGCTGCTGTTGCGGATCAACGCGATCCTGCGCCGGATGCCGGAAACGCCGGCAGAAGAAACCACGGCGAAGATCCTGAACCTCGGGCCCATCCGCTATGACATTGAACGCGGTGAGATGTGGCAGGGCGAAGATCCGGTCCGTCTGACCGCAACCGAAAGCCAGTTGATGAAGATATTTTCGGCCCAGCCCGGAGAGCCGATCAGCCGCGCCAAGCTGGTCGAGGACCTGGGGCGCGACAAAGGTCAGGCGCAGGAGCGCGCAGTGGATGTGCAGATCACGCGCCTTCGACGCAAAATCGAACAGGACCCCAAGCAGCCACGATATTTGCAGACTGTGCGGGGCGCAGGGTATATGCTTGCGCCGGATTGA
- a CDS encoding histone deacetylase family protein, giving the protein MTTALLTHADCLGHVTPDGHPERVARLEHILHALEALELKRVTAPMAADDDLLRIHPESYVRDIRAARPADGFAQIDGDTLLSPGSVDAAYRAAGAVVRAVDLVLGGEASNAFCAIRPPGHHAETETAMGFCLFGNAALAAKHALDHHGLKRVAVVDFDVHHGNGTQDLLWDEARALVITSQQMPLWPGSGRPEETGVYDTVLNIPLAPDSGGAEMRAAYETKAFPRLRAFRPELIIISAGFDAHQDDPLANLNWATDDFAWITAELCRIADEVCDGRIVSTLEGGYDLNALAQATRAHVEELIKAAR; this is encoded by the coding sequence ATGACAACCGCCCTTTTGACCCACGCCGATTGTCTGGGCCATGTGACACCTGACGGGCACCCGGAGCGGGTGGCGCGGCTGGAGCATATTCTGCATGCGTTGGAAGCGCTGGAGCTGAAGCGGGTGACGGCTCCGATGGCTGCGGATGACGATCTTCTGCGCATTCACCCCGAGAGCTATGTTCGCGACATTCGGGCCGCGCGCCCTGCGGACGGGTTCGCACAGATCGACGGGGATACGCTCCTGTCTCCGGGATCGGTGGACGCAGCTTACCGCGCGGCGGGTGCGGTGGTGCGGGCCGTCGATCTGGTTTTAGGTGGTGAAGCCTCGAATGCATTCTGTGCCATTCGCCCGCCGGGGCACCATGCGGAAACCGAAACGGCCATGGGCTTCTGCCTGTTTGGAAATGCAGCATTGGCGGCGAAACACGCGCTGGACCATCACGGTTTGAAACGTGTGGCCGTGGTCGACTTCGACGTGCATCACGGCAATGGAACCCAGGACCTGTTGTGGGATGAAGCGCGGGCTTTGGTGATAACCAGTCAGCAGATGCCTTTGTGGCCCGGATCGGGCCGGCCCGAGGAAACGGGTGTTTACGATACGGTTCTCAACATCCCTCTGGCGCCCGACAGTGGTGGCGCCGAGATGCGTGCCGCCTATGAAACGAAGGCCTTTCCGCGCTTGCGGGCCTTCAGGCCGGAACTGATTATCATTTCCGCCGGGTTCGACGCCCATCAGGACGACCCGCTGGCCAATCTGAACTGGGCCACTGATGACTTCGCCTGGATCACCGCCGAGCTGTGCAGGATTGCCGACGAGGTTTGCGACGGTCGTATCGTCTCGACTCTGGAAGGCGGGTATGATCTGAACGCACTGGCCCAGGCCACACGCGCCCATGTGGAAGAATTGATAAAGGCAGCCCGATGA
- a CDS encoding exodeoxyribonuclease VII small subunit, with translation MTQTPVDQMTFEQAMKELEAVVGQLERGDVALDQSIALYERGAALKKRCEEELKRAEEKVAAITLDASGQPTGTTPVEGM, from the coding sequence ATGACCCAGACTCCCGTAGACCAGATGACATTCGAACAGGCGATGAAAGAGCTTGAAGCCGTAGTTGGCCAGCTGGAACGTGGCGATGTCGCGCTGGATCAATCAATTGCGCTGTACGAACGCGGCGCGGCGCTGAAAAAGCGGTGCGAGGAGGAGTTGAAGCGCGCGGAAGAAAAAGTCGCAGCGATCACTCTGGACGCCAGTGGTCAGCCGACCGGTACGACGCCTGTTGAAGGTATGTGA
- a CDS encoding polyprenyl synthetase family protein, translating into MFPERLAQDAASIQSHFDLVLGVFADVDVTRAMAYATRGGKRLRGFLALESARLHDVEEDRAIWPATAIEALHAYSLVHDDLPCMDDDDLRRGRPTVHVEWDEGTAVLAGDALQTLAFELCTCSQVGSADIRADLALTLAKASGAQGMVLGQALDIAAETAAEPLSLDEITRLQAGKTGALIEWSACVGAVMARSDPDPLRRYARAMGLAFQIADDILDIEGDAQKAGKRLQKDTEAGKATFVSLLGLPAAKARASELVEQACAALDGFGPKAETLKEAARFVIARDS; encoded by the coding sequence ATGTTCCCCGAAAGACTTGCGCAGGATGCTGCCAGCATTCAAAGCCATTTTGATCTGGTTTTGGGCGTGTTTGCAGACGTGGATGTCACCCGGGCCATGGCATATGCCACCCGAGGCGGAAAGCGGTTGCGCGGATTTCTGGCATTGGAAAGTGCCCGACTGCATGATGTTGAAGAAGACCGGGCGATCTGGCCGGCTACGGCCATAGAGGCGCTGCACGCTTATTCCCTGGTGCATGACGACCTGCCCTGCATGGATGACGATGACCTGCGCCGCGGGCGGCCCACCGTTCACGTAGAGTGGGATGAGGGCACGGCTGTTCTCGCCGGGGATGCCCTTCAGACGCTTGCTTTTGAACTTTGCACCTGTTCGCAGGTTGGGTCCGCAGACATTCGCGCAGACCTTGCCCTGACCCTGGCCAAAGCCAGCGGCGCACAAGGTATGGTGCTGGGACAGGCGCTGGACATTGCCGCGGAAACGGCCGCCGAACCGCTGTCGCTGGACGAAATCACGCGTCTTCAGGCCGGAAAGACAGGCGCCCTGATCGAGTGGTCTGCCTGCGTTGGCGCCGTTATGGCCCGATCCGATCCTGACCCGTTGCGCCGATATGCCCGGGCAATGGGTCTTGCTTTTCAGATCGCAGATGACATCCTTGATATTGAAGGCGATGCCCAAAAGGCGGGCAAGCGATTGCAAAAAGATACAGAGGCAGGGAAAGCCACTTTTGTTTCGCTTTTGGGTCTGCCTGCTGCCAAAGCCCGCGCAAGTGAGCTGGTGGAACAGGCCTGCGCCGCTTTGGACGGGTTTGGTCCGAAGGCGGAAACCTTGAAGGAAGCCGCCCGCTTCGTTATTGCCCGGGACAGCTAA
- the dxs gene encoding 1-deoxy-D-xylulose-5-phosphate synthase, giving the protein MSDRPNTPLLDLVNRPADLKQFSDAQLHQVAQELRAETISAVAVTGGHLGAGLGVVELTTALHAVFDTPRDKIIWDVGHQCYPHKILTERRDRIRTLRMKGGLSGFTKRSESPYDPFGAAHSSTSISAALGFAVARDLGGVTPEGLGDAIAVIGDGSMSAGMAFEAMNNAGHLKKRLIVILNDNEMSIAPPVGALSSYLSRIYSEEPFHDLKAAAKGAVSLLPEPFREGAKRAKEMLKGMAVGGTLFEELGFSYLGPIDGHDMDQLLPVLRTVKSRATGPILIHVLTKKGKGYAPAEQARDKGHATAKFDVVTGEQKKAPSNAPSYTSVFGKALVDEAARDDKIVAVTAAMPDGTGLNLFAERYPSRCFDVAIAEQHGVTFSAALAAGGMKPFCAMYSTFLQRGYDQVVHDVAIQRLPVRFAIDRAGLVGADGATHAGSFDIAYLANLPGMVVMAAADEAELMHMVATAAAHDEGPIAFRYPRGEGVGVDLPERGEVLEIGKGRVIREGARVALLSFGTRLAEVQKAAESLSAKGITPTIADARFAKPLDRDLILDLVSRHEALITIEEGAVGGFGSHVAQLLADKGVFDQGLKYRSMVLPDIFIDQASPADMYAVAGMNAEHIEAKVLDVLGVASIGEKRA; this is encoded by the coding sequence ATGTCTGACCGCCCCAATACGCCCCTGCTGGATCTTGTGAACCGCCCTGCGGATCTCAAGCAGTTCTCGGACGCGCAACTGCACCAGGTCGCACAGGAGTTGCGGGCCGAAACAATTTCGGCGGTTGCCGTGACCGGCGGGCATCTGGGGGCCGGCTTGGGGGTTGTTGAACTGACCACCGCCTTGCACGCCGTGTTTGATACGCCCCGAGACAAGATCATCTGGGATGTGGGTCATCAGTGTTATCCGCACAAAATCCTGACCGAACGACGTGATCGCATCCGCACATTGCGCATGAAAGGTGGGCTCAGTGGTTTCACCAAGCGCAGCGAAAGCCCCTATGACCCATTTGGCGCGGCGCATTCCAGCACGTCGATCAGCGCTGCTTTGGGCTTTGCTGTTGCGCGGGATCTGGGTGGTGTAACGCCCGAAGGGTTGGGCGACGCAATTGCGGTGATCGGCGATGGTTCGATGTCTGCGGGCATGGCCTTTGAAGCGATGAACAATGCAGGCCACCTGAAAAAGCGTCTGATCGTCATTCTGAACGATAACGAAATGAGCATCGCGCCGCCAGTTGGTGCGTTGTCCAGCTATTTGTCGCGTATCTATTCCGAAGAACCGTTTCACGATCTGAAAGCCGCTGCAAAAGGCGCTGTCTCATTGCTGCCCGAGCCGTTCCGGGAGGGCGCCAAGCGCGCCAAAGAGATGCTGAAAGGCATGGCGGTGGGCGGCACGCTGTTCGAAGAGCTTGGGTTTTCCTATCTCGGCCCGATAGATGGCCATGACATGGACCAGCTGCTGCCTGTTCTGCGTACGGTCAAATCAAGGGCAACCGGGCCGATTCTGATCCATGTATTGACGAAAAAAGGCAAGGGGTATGCCCCCGCCGAACAGGCCCGCGACAAAGGCCATGCCACGGCCAAGTTCGATGTGGTTACTGGGGAGCAAAAGAAGGCACCTTCAAACGCGCCCTCTTACACGTCTGTATTTGGCAAGGCGCTGGTGGATGAGGCCGCGCGTGACGACAAGATCGTTGCCGTGACCGCTGCGATGCCCGACGGAACTGGCCTCAACCTGTTCGCCGAGCGCTATCCGTCACGTTGCTTTGATGTGGCGATTGCCGAACAGCACGGCGTGACGTTTTCGGCTGCGCTTGCCGCAGGAGGAATGAAGCCGTTTTGCGCAATGTATTCGACCTTTCTCCAGCGTGGTTACGACCAGGTGGTACATGACGTGGCGATTCAGCGCCTGCCCGTACGTTTTGCAATCGACCGGGCAGGTTTGGTCGGGGCTGACGGCGCCACCCACGCGGGATCGTTCGACATTGCCTATTTGGCCAACCTGCCCGGTATGGTCGTCATGGCTGCCGCTGACGAGGCCGAGCTGATGCATATGGTGGCGACCGCCGCCGCGCATGACGAAGGCCCCATAGCGTTCCGCTATCCGCGCGGCGAAGGTGTCGGGGTCGACTTGCCCGAACGCGGTGAGGTTCTGGAGATCGGCAAGGGCCGCGTGATACGGGAAGGTGCGCGGGTTGCTCTGCTTTCATTCGGTACACGTCTGGCAGAGGTTCAGAAGGCGGCGGAATCTCTTTCAGCCAAAGGCATAACGCCCACGATTGCCGACGCTCGTTTTGCCAAACCTCTTGACCGTGACCTGATCCTGGACCTGGTGTCCCGCCACGAGGCGTTGATCACCATAGAAGAAGGGGCCGTTGGCGGTTTTGGCAGCCATGTCGCTCAACTTTTGGCGGATAAAGGTGTATTTGATCAGGGGCTGAAATACCGCTCGATGGTTTTGCCTGATATCTTCATCGATCAAGCCAGCCCCGCGGACATGTATGCGGTGGCCGGCATGAATGCCGAGCATATCGAAGCGAAAGTTCTGGACGTTCTGGGTGTCGCCTCGATCGGAGAGAAACGCGCTTAG